The sequence below is a genomic window from Methylotuvimicrobium alcaliphilum 20Z.
TCGCCTATCGATAGAGCGATGTGGGCTTTGTCGGCAGGCGGAACGATGCCCTGTTTGAGCCGAGCTAGCTTTTCGAACGGGTAAGGCTGTAGATGGTTTAAATTTGGATTCATTATTTACTGCAACGAGGTTGTTTGCCTTGAGCGACTGCTTGTTTTTGAATTTCTAATGCTCTTGGTATGGCATTTTGCAGTTCTTGAATTCGAGTGGCATGAGCTGGATGTGTAGACATGAATTCCGGCGGTTGTTGACCGTCGCCGGCTCTCGCCATCTTTTGCCACAGTGTAACGCTTTGGCGGGGGTCGAAACCGGCCTTGGCCATCAAGTCGAGGCCGATTTTATCGGCTTCGTTTTCATGCAGTCGGCTGTAGGGCAACAGCACGCCGTATTGAGCGCCGACACCGAGCAGTCCGAGAGCCGTTTGGCCCATTGCGGTTTGCGGTGCGCTGACGGCTTGAATCAAGGCCATGCCTGAGCTGACTGCCATTTGCTGCGAGACGCGTTCGTTGCTGTGTCTTGCCAATACATGGCCGATTTCATGACCGATGATAGATGCTAATTGGTCTTGATTGTCGACGAATTTGACCATGCCTGAATGCACGCCGATTTTATTGCCGGGCAAGGCGAAGGCGTTCAAGCTGTTGTCTTCGAATACGACGACTTCCCATTTGCCTCCGACTTCCCGGATGATCGCATCGGATACGCAATTTACA
It includes:
- a CDS encoding M48 family metallopeptidase; the encoded protein is MFNKISLALSVTLLLSACATSPTGRTQFAFMPDTQLNQMGLQAFDSLKRENPVSTNQRHVQFVNCVSDAIIREVGGKWEVVVFEDNSLNAFALPGNKIGVHSGMVKFVDNQDQLASIIGHEIGHVLARHSNERVSQQMAVSSGMALIQAVSAPQTAMGQTALGLLGVGAQYGVLLPYSRLHENEADKIGLDLMAKAGFDPRQSVTLWQKMARAGDGQQPPEFMSTHPAHATRIQELQNAIPRALEIQKQAVAQGKQPRCSK